A window of Acinetobacter sp. TR3 contains these coding sequences:
- a CDS encoding phage portal protein, protein MNLPSLIKQPLQKIGFFQDRTPVNIEPPNRKIIMGNFGDPEPVLDGQTLFQYGHCPQWQEWYELPYDIEATSRLFRATSHHTSALIVKRNILSSTFIPHPLLSRQQFNALALNLLLYANTYAHLERNRFNGIIKITARPTLAMRRGLDLNRYFQVTQYINKQFEFAPEDIIHIYEPDTQQEVYGVPDYLSSVNAILLNEAATLFRRRYYKNGAHAGFILHMTDALQTQEDVDDLEYAMENSKGAGNFRNLLLYTPGGNKDGVKVIPIAEVAAKDEFYNIKIASRDDQLAGHRTPPQLIGVVPQNAGGFGDIEKAAKVFYYNEILYYQNMLKSINDRVGFEVVKFDDYALIDTLKNPA, encoded by the coding sequence ATGAATCTACCAAGTTTAATTAAACAGCCACTCCAGAAAATTGGGTTCTTTCAAGATCGAACACCAGTCAATATAGAGCCTCCAAATAGAAAAATTATCATGGGTAATTTTGGAGATCCTGAGCCTGTATTAGATGGTCAAACTTTATTTCAGTACGGCCATTGTCCCCAGTGGCAAGAATGGTATGAGCTTCCATATGATATTGAAGCAACATCAAGACTGTTCAGAGCTACAAGTCATCACACCAGTGCTTTGATTGTTAAGCGTAATATTTTAAGCAGTACTTTCATTCCACACCCATTATTGAGTCGACAGCAGTTTAATGCTTTGGCGTTGAACTTATTACTTTATGCAAACACTTATGCTCATCTAGAACGAAATAGATTTAACGGAATAATTAAGATTACAGCACGACCTACTTTAGCAATGCGTCGAGGTCTTGATCTCAACCGTTACTTCCAAGTTACACAGTATATTAATAAGCAATTTGAATTTGCTCCCGAAGATATTATTCATATTTATGAGCCAGACACACAACAAGAAGTTTATGGAGTTCCAGACTATTTAAGTTCAGTGAATGCAATTTTGCTGAATGAAGCTGCCACTCTATTTCGTCGTCGTTATTATAAAAATGGTGCTCATGCTGGTTTTATTCTACATATGACAGATGCTTTACAGACTCAAGAAGATGTGGACGATCTGGAATATGCAATGGAAAATTCAAAAGGAGCAGGGAATTTTAGGAATTTATTACTCTATACACCTGGTGGAAATAAAGATGGTGTAAAAGTGATTCCGATTGCTGAAGTTGCTGCTAAAGATGAATTTTATAATATCAAGATTGCAAGCCGTGATGATCAACTTGCAGGGCATCGAACGCCACCACAATTAATTGGGGTAGTACCTCAAAATGCTGGTGGGTTTGGTGATATTGAAAAGGCAGCAAAGGTTTTTTATTACAACGAGATCCTGTATTACCAAAACATGCTGAAGTCAATTAATGATCGAGTTGGCTTTGAAGTAGTTAAGTTTGATGATTATGCTTTGATTGATACACTGAAGAATCCAGCTTAA
- a CDS encoding phage major capsid protein, P2 family: MARVVLNALTKAIFTQYQNDIAGLNGVPNVRENFTVIPAVEQRIIAAYQESDDFLRQINIYPVDNQAGEKIGMGVGTTIASTTDTRTGPRRPISVGETKHLDSYLCTQTNYDVAYKWSLLNAWRHRPEFKKNLAVMVTNAIALDKITIGFNGIYRAANSDREAFPLLQDVKRGWLQRIREVAPEQVYSGITPDGNGGHKITVGPNGEYKTLDGLVETAIQTFIAPQYRRRKDLVAITGSGVIAEKYLPLLDRTQDPTEQIAARTIYANQILGTLQPVLPPQFPENTIFITTLKNLSIYLQSGTLVRSIVVEPAWDRDVDYQSINEDYVVEDYDLCVLLENIEVQA; the protein is encoded by the coding sequence ATGGCACGAGTTGTATTAAACGCATTAACGAAAGCAATATTCACTCAATATCAAAATGATATTGCTGGTTTAAATGGCGTTCCGAATGTTCGTGAAAATTTCACGGTTATCCCTGCTGTTGAACAACGCATCATTGCAGCTTATCAAGAAAGCGATGACTTCCTTCGTCAAATCAATATTTATCCAGTCGATAATCAAGCTGGTGAAAAAATTGGAATGGGCGTTGGTACAACCATTGCAAGCACAACCGATACTCGAACAGGACCTCGACGTCCAATTTCTGTTGGTGAAACAAAACATCTAGATTCTTATTTGTGTACGCAAACGAACTATGATGTTGCGTATAAATGGTCACTACTAAATGCATGGCGCCACCGTCCCGAATTTAAAAAGAATCTTGCTGTAATGGTCACAAATGCGATTGCTCTAGACAAGATTACTATCGGCTTTAATGGTATTTATCGAGCAGCCAATTCAGATCGTGAAGCTTTTCCACTCTTACAGGATGTAAAACGTGGTTGGTTGCAACGCATCCGTGAAGTTGCTCCTGAACAAGTTTATTCAGGTATCACGCCAGATGGGAATGGTGGTCATAAAATTACTGTCGGTCCAAATGGTGAATACAAGACATTAGATGGCTTAGTTGAAACTGCCATTCAAACGTTTATTGCACCTCAATATCGTCGACGCAAAGATTTAGTCGCGATTACTGGTAGTGGTGTTATTGCTGAGAAATACTTACCTCTTCTCGATCGCACACAAGATCCTACAGAACAAATTGCTGCACGTACAATTTACGCAAATCAAATTTTGGGTACCTTGCAACCAGTTTTACCACCGCAATTTCCTGAAAATACCATCTTTATCACAACATTAAAGAATTTATCTATTTACCTCCAATCAGGAACATTGGTGCGTAGCATTGTTGTAGAACCAGCTTGGGATCGTGATGTCGACTATCAATCGATTAATGAAGATTATGTCGTTGAAGATTACGACCTCTGCGTATTGTTAGAAAATATTGAGGTACAAGCCTAA
- a CDS encoding GPO family capsid scaffolding protein, which yields MTALPGEGRVEKRFRVAREGQTVDGRPLERQELLEMASTYNIEYYGGRINVEHIKGWSPEPPFNAYGDIISVEAVEENGLMCLYNTISALPNLISLNKAGQKIYPSIEFYRNFANSGKAYQVGLGLTDDPNCLNTEAIKFSANKNVVKTSPDKEIFMSEQNTQDENKGLLQQIKELMSPKPKPVETQDDTVAQGVLVALKAVTDLANGFAEFKVEITQKLDGLSTHTAQPPATVPSPAPAPAVPPSTPPEPQNFSNPADAFNQALQPLQQQLNTLQQSLQTLSTTPVNTPPPAPGNVQGGATPY from the coding sequence ATGACTGCTTTACCAGGCGAAGGCCGTGTTGAAAAACGTTTCAGAGTTGCAAGAGAAGGACAAACCGTTGATGGTCGCCCTTTAGAACGCCAAGAATTACTTGAAATGGCATCAACCTACAATATTGAATACTACGGTGGGCGCATCAATGTTGAGCATATTAAAGGTTGGTCTCCAGAACCTCCTTTTAATGCTTACGGTGACATCATCAGCGTGGAAGCAGTTGAAGAGAACGGATTGATGTGTTTATACAACACAATTTCAGCTCTCCCGAATCTTATTTCACTGAACAAAGCTGGTCAGAAAATTTACCCATCAATCGAGTTCTATCGAAACTTTGCTAATTCTGGCAAAGCGTATCAAGTTGGTTTAGGACTTACGGATGATCCTAACTGTCTCAATACTGAAGCAATCAAATTTTCAGCAAACAAAAATGTCGTAAAAACCTCACCAGATAAGGAAATCTTCATGAGTGAACAAAATACGCAAGATGAAAATAAAGGACTCTTGCAGCAAATTAAGGAACTGATGTCGCCTAAACCGAAACCAGTTGAAACACAAGATGATACAGTTGCTCAAGGTGTTCTTGTTGCATTAAAGGCAGTTACAGATCTTGCTAATGGGTTTGCAGAATTTAAAGTCGAAATTACGCAAAAACTAGATGGTCTTTCTACCCATACTGCGCAACCCCCAGCAACTGTTCCAAGTCCTGCTCCAGCTCCAGCTGTTCCGCCATCAACACCACCAGAACCTCAAAATTTTTCTAATCCAGCTGATGCATTTAATCAAGCATTACAACCATTACAACAACAGCTCAATACCCTGCAACAGTCGTTACAAACGCTTTCAACAACGCCAGTCAATACACCTCCTCCTGCACCAGGTAATGTTCAAGGTGGTGCTACACCTTACTAA
- a CDS encoding terminase large subunit domain-containing protein yields MTSRQKGRLLFAQGLSVSEISTYISEKRSTVESWKQRDGWEKADIFDDVTLGLRARFLTLIFKENKSNANYKEMDFLMRMLERSAKIERYRSGEGNEVDLNPKLANRNKDAKSRKKKLKNQITQEQFEILENTFKEIFFDFQHEWGNTIEKSEAEIFMMLKSRQIGATFYFALWALIDLLKTGKNKIFLSASKAQAFQFIEYIRAFVLETIELELTGDPIVINGPQGQATIYYLGTNALTAQGRHGDVVIDEFFWIRKFATFQKVAGAMASQKMYKEIYISTPSSILHDAYAFWAGTDGNRKNRVEIDVSHSALKRPQVCPDGKIRQIVTLTDAENAGYDRFNREALKRRYPDDEFQNLFECQFIDDTGSYFPMSIVETNMVDSWNVWKDFYPFQPKPYEGEVWLGYDPSFTGDNAALAVIAPPKTSLSPYRILEIHQFKGLKASEQALKIKKICERYNVVFIGIDNTGNGISVAEHVSNFFPSLKRLNYNPELKIRMGLRAKELLERRRLQFDAGKLVIAKSFLSIKKALTSGQGHKTLVTTRSAETGHGDIAWAIMNGLEKAPIIDITDVNISKAKKTRIKVYQS; encoded by the coding sequence ATGACATCACGCCAGAAAGGGCGACTTTTGTTCGCTCAAGGCTTATCTGTCTCCGAAATTTCTACTTATATTAGCGAAAAGCGATCAACTGTTGAAAGTTGGAAACAACGAGATGGTTGGGAAAAAGCAGATATTTTCGATGATGTAACTCTTGGGTTACGTGCTCGCTTTCTTACGTTAATTTTTAAAGAGAACAAAAGCAATGCTAATTATAAGGAAATGGACTTCCTTATGCGAATGCTTGAGCGATCTGCAAAGATTGAACGTTATCGGTCGGGTGAAGGTAATGAAGTTGATCTGAATCCGAAATTGGCAAATCGTAACAAAGATGCCAAATCACGTAAAAAGAAACTGAAGAACCAAATCACACAAGAACAATTCGAGATCCTCGAAAATACATTCAAAGAGATTTTCTTTGACTTCCAGCATGAATGGGGCAACACGATTGAAAAATCGGAAGCTGAAATATTTATGATGTTGAAGTCACGACAGATTGGTGCAACTTTCTATTTTGCTTTATGGGCATTAATCGACTTATTAAAAACTGGTAAAAACAAGATTTTCTTATCAGCGTCAAAAGCTCAAGCATTCCAGTTTATCGAATATATCCGTGCTTTTGTTCTTGAAACTATCGAGCTTGAATTAACTGGTGATCCGATTGTAATTAACGGCCCACAAGGTCAAGCGACAATTTATTATTTGGGGACAAATGCTCTAACTGCACAAGGCCGTCATGGTGATGTTGTCATTGATGAGTTTTTCTGGATTCGTAAGTTTGCAACTTTCCAAAAGGTTGCTGGAGCGATGGCATCTCAGAAAATGTATAAAGAAATATACATTTCAACGCCCTCGAGCATTCTGCATGATGCTTATGCATTCTGGGCTGGAACAGATGGTAATCGGAAAAATAGAGTTGAAATTGATGTTAGTCATTCTGCACTAAAACGACCTCAGGTATGTCCTGATGGCAAGATCCGCCAAATCGTGACGCTAACTGATGCAGAAAATGCAGGATATGACCGGTTCAATCGTGAAGCATTGAAACGCAGATATCCTGATGATGAATTCCAGAATTTGTTTGAATGCCAGTTTATTGATGACACTGGATCATACTTTCCGATGTCAATCGTTGAAACAAACATGGTTGATTCTTGGAATGTCTGGAAAGATTTTTATCCATTCCAACCTAAGCCATATGAGGGTGAAGTCTGGTTAGGTTATGACCCTTCGTTCACTGGTGACAATGCAGCACTGGCAGTTATTGCTCCACCGAAAACATCTTTAAGTCCGTATCGTATTCTTGAAATACATCAATTCAAAGGTTTAAAAGCCAGTGAACAGGCATTAAAAATCAAGAAGATTTGCGAGCGTTATAATGTGGTGTTTATTGGTATCGATAATACAGGGAATGGTATTTCTGTTGCAGAACATGTCTCAAATTTCTTCCCTAGTCTAAAACGACTTAACTATAACCCTGAACTAAAAATCAGAATGGGACTACGTGCTAAGGAACTGCTAGAAAGAAGACGATTGCAATTTGATGCTGGAAAATTAGTAATTGCTAAATCTTTTTTATCAATTAAGAAAGCTCTTACAAGTGGGCAAGGTCATAAAACACTTGTGACAACTCGATCAGCCGAAACAGGTCATGGAGACATTGCTTGGGCAATCATGAATGGACTCGAAAAAGCACCGATTATTGACATCACAGATGTGAATATCAGTAAAGCTAAGAAAACAAGGATCAAGGTATATCAATCATGA